Proteins from a genomic interval of Musa acuminata AAA Group cultivar baxijiao chromosome BXJ1-9, Cavendish_Baxijiao_AAA, whole genome shotgun sequence:
- the LOC135594411 gene encoding uncharacterized protein At1g66480-like, protein MGNALGGRKKAAKIMKIDGTTFKVKPPAQAITVLRDHPGHALLESDEVKRLALRARPLDPDAQLQRGKLYFLVELTQLRGRGAPRRAWSGQLQVGAKERLESLRLTRRSMSDLSLAGRCSVDVEEAKDGAVRLRVRLPKVQVEKLMQDSRDAAEAAIKIMQLCVEKDGVQKKLLQPTADHQKEKRTRFVVTPDEIIV, encoded by the exons ATGGGCAATGCTTTGGGTGGGAGGAAGAAGGCTGCCAAGATCATGAAGATAGATGGCACCACGTTCAAGGTGAAGCCTCCGGCTCAGGCGATTACCGTGCTCCGAGACCACCCGGGCCACGCCCTCCTCGAATCCGACGAGGTCAAGCGCCTCGCCCTCCGGGCCAGGCCGCTTGACCCGGATGCGCAGCTCCAACGAGGGAAGCTCTACTTTCTCGTTGAGCTCACCCAGCTCCGGGGCCGAGGAGCGCCACGGAGGGCCTGGTCCGGGCAGCTCCAGGTGGGCGCCAAGGAACGGCTGGAGAGCCTCAGGCTCACCCGCCGCTCGATGTCGGATCTGTCGCTCGCCGGTAGGTGCTCGGTGGACGTCGAGGAGGCCAAGGATGGGGCGGTCCGCCTTCGGGTGAGGCTGCCCAAGGTTCAAGTGGAGAAGCTGATGCAGGACAGCAGGGACGCTGCGGAGGCCGCCATCAAGATCATGCAGCTGTGTGTGGAGAAGGACGGCGTTCAAAAGAAATTGCTGCAACCGACGGCCGATCACCAAAAGGAG AAACGAACGAGGTTCGTCGTCACACCAGATGAGATCATCGTATAA
- the LOC103999423 gene encoding ABC transporter G family member STR-like, whose protein sequence is MVVYPGHGLEFQNLSYSIMKQQKKGGVWIKNEAYLLNDLSGQALRGQVTAILGPSGAGKSTFLDALAGRIARGSLEGSVSIDGRPVTTSYMKRVSSYVMQDDQLFPMLTVVETLTFAAELRLPPSVSKSEKRKRVWELLDQLGLQTAAHTYIGDEGRRGVSGGERRRVSIGVDIIHKPSLLFLDEPTSGLDSSSAYSVVEKVKKIAKEGSIVLMTIHQPSFRIQMLLDRIIVLARGRLIYLGNPTALPEHLSGFGRQVPEGENSIEHLLDVIKEYDESTLGLEPLVLYQRDGRKPNQAARTRIPKTPKTPRTPFHKSTTRIPPRITLHSGQFSDGASTPGVNPNMFEPYDDDDDEDFDKSRERKKIAQTPFGSGGSNPRLASHFYKDFSVWLYRGVTNTPRRQPNWTPALTPGRTPAKTPVSSYYTTARPRTPHDASPIPPPTTPVFISAPPSSIDPDDPEPLDGYEEGAEYANPWIREVLVLSHRNALNVVRTPELFLSREIVLTVMAVILSTLFHRLNGDDFTTINRLLNFYIFAVCLVFFSSNDAVPTFIQERFIFIRETSYNAYRASSYVVSTLLVYLPFFAAQGFTFAIITKLMLRLKSSLLYFWIILYASLITTNAYVMLVSALVPSYITGYAVVIATTALFFLMCGFFLKQSRIPVYWRWLHYISAIKYPFEALLTNEFKGDRCYSGSFSDLSPGPLGNISFSDLHRHLKVDCPLIGEDVLSTMDIHFENVWADVAILLAWGVLYRFFFYVVLRFYSKNERK, encoded by the exons ATGGTGGTGTACCCCGGCCATGGACTAGAATTCCAGAACCTGTCCTACAGTATCATGAAGCAGCAGAAGAAAGGTGGTGTCTGGATCAAAAACGAGGCTTACCTACTCAACGACCTCTCCGGACAAGCCCTCCGAGGCCAGGTCACCGCCATATTAGGCCCCAGCGGTGCCGGTAAGTCGACGTTCCTCGACGCCTTGGCCGGCAGGATTGCCCGGGGGAGCCTCGAAGGGTCCGTCAGTATCGACGGAAGGCCG GTGACCACCAGCTACATGAAGAGGGTCTCGTCGTACGTGATGCAAGATGACCAGCTCTTCCCCATGCTGACGGTGGTCGAGACGCTCACGTTCGCTGCGGAACTCAGGCTTCCTCCCTCTGTTTCCAAGtctgagaagaggaagagggtgtGGGAGCTACTTGATCAGCTTGGTTTGCAG ACGGCTGCGCACACTTACATCGGGGATGAAGGGAGGCGCGGCGTGTCAGGGGGTGAGCGTCGGCGGGTGTCGATCGGGGTCGACATCATACACAAGCCATCTCTGCTGTTCCTGGATGAACCCACATCAGGTCTGGACTCCTCCAGTGCTTACAGTGTGGTGGAGAAGGTGAAGAAAATCGCAAAAGAAGGGAGCATTGTGCTGATGACAATCCATCAGCCATCTTTCAGGATACAGATGCTTCTTGATCGGATTATTGTCCTTGCAAG GGGAAGATTGATCTACCTCGGCAACCCTACTGCTCTTCCAGAACACCTTTCGGGATTCGGCCGACAGGTTCCCGAAGGCGAGAACAGCATCGAACATCTTTTGGACGTCATCAAGGAGTATGACGAATCCACTCTTGGACTCGAGCCATTGGTACTTTACCAGCGTGATGGCCGCAAGCCCAACCAAGCTGCAAGAACCCGAATCCCGAAGACTCCCAAGACCCCACGAACGCCATTCCATAAATCCACCACCCGCATCCCCCCTCGGATCACACTCCACAGCGGTCAATTTTCAGACGGCGCCTCTACGCCAGGAGTGAATCCGAACATGTTCGAGCCGtacgatgatgacgacgacgaagaCTTCGACAAATCTCGAGAAAGGAAGAAGATAGCACAGACGCCCTTCGGCAGTGGAGGAAGCAACCCGAGATTAGCCTCGCATTTCTACAAAGACTTCTCGGTCTGGCTGTACCGTGGCGTCACCAACACCCCTCGACGGCAACCAAACTGGACTCCAGCTCTGACACCTGGCCGCACCCCTGCCAAGACCCCTGTCTCGAGCTACTACACTACCGCCCGCCCACGGACACCACATGATGCTTCTcctattcctcctccgacgacccCAGTCTTCATCAGTGCGCCACCGTCATCTATTGACCCCGACGACCCTGAACCACTGGACGGCTACGAGGAGGGAGCAGAGTACGCCAACCCGTGGATACGCGAAGTATTGGTCCTCTCGCACCGCAATGCGCTCAACGTGGTCCGCACTCCCGAGCTCTTCCTGTCTCGCGAGATCGTGCTCACCGTCATGGCGGTAATCCTGTCCACGCTCTTCCACCGTCTCAACGGCGACGACTTCACGACCATCAACCGCCTACTCAACTTCTACATCTTCGCAGTCTGCCTCGTCTTCTTCTCCTCCAACGACGCCGTGCCCACATTCATTCAAGAGCGCTTCATATTCATCCGCGAGACGTCCTACAACGCCTACCGCGCCTCGTCCTATGTCGTCTCCACTCTACTGGTTTACCTGCCTTTTTTCGCCGCCCAGGGATTCACCTTCGCCATCATCACGAAGCTGATGCTGAGACTCAAGAGCAGCCTGCTGTACTTCTGGATTATCCTGTACGCATCGCTTATTACGACGAACGCGTACGTGATGCTCGTCAGCGCGCTGGTGCCAAGCTACATCACGGGCTACGCGGTGGTGATCGCAACCACCGCGCTTTTCTTCCTGATGTGCGGCTTCTTCTTGAAGCAGTCGAGAATTCCAGTCTATTGGCGGTGGCTGCACTACATCTCGGCGATCAAGTACCCCTTCGAGGCGTTGCTGACGAACGAGTTCAAAGGAGATCGGTGCTACTCTGGGAGCTTCAGTGACCTCTCGCCGGGCCCGCTGGGCAATATCAGCTTTAGCGACCTTCACAGGCATCTGAAAGTTGACTGCCCGTTGATCGGGGAGGACGTCCTGTCGACCATGGACATACATTTCGAGAACGTGTGGGCCGACGTCGCCATACTTCTTGCGTGGGGTGTGCTCTATAGGTTCTTCTTCTACGTGGTGCTGAGGTTCTACTCCAAGAATGAGAGGAAGTGA